DNA sequence from the Leguminivora glycinivorella isolate SPB_JAAS2020 chromosome 13, LegGlyc_1.1, whole genome shotgun sequence genome:
atcataaaaaaagttactgaacttATTAGTTTTATGGCGAAGGTTAGGCCATATGGGTATTGTAGTAAAACTCCAGGTTGTATGTACAGAAGGGAatgaatttttatttacaaaacgcttgtttatatacaattttgaatCAAGAGAGAAAGAGATAATATTTACATGaaagaaagagatagaaaagggtatcccgcgcatgcgcgcaagGAACGGTGCGCCGGCGCGCCAGTGGCGCCTCTGCGCATGCGTGACAGATCGCGGGTcgcgaataaaataaaacctacccactactttgaaaaaatctagtatctcacgctgctcctcaaagttaaaacgcagtaagtctatatgcattccatacatacttactacaattttcttttcattgacagacgaagatacaattttttttaaaagtagtggcgATATGTGCCATTTTAACGTTTTGAGGTACTTATATTCtaattgttttgattttaattgTCATCTAAGGGACTATCTACACACAGGcgaggcgacgcacgtcgtaagacgcggaacggacgccagcgacgcgccgcccgagtgtaatttaaaaaaaaccgcgtcttacgacgtgcgtcgcctgagtgtgggttgccgcttatGGGTCGGTAAGGACAGGAGTTggataaattacaaaaataataaaagcatttacctgttttaaattttttttaatagcaagATTCACAATTAACATAcctcacataattatgtatctgGGGGCACGGGAGTGTACTGAACTGTACCCTATTATTTAGGAAACTATTACCTACCCTAAATGATTCCCTCCAAACAAACAGTCAGCTAGTTTAGTCTTAATGTTAAAATAaaccttataatatttaaataaaaccatACAAGGGCCGTCCATGTCACACTATTTATATGAGCGATAGGGATGCACTGATGCGATAAATTTTATCGAACTAAATAGTGAAGAACTAAACAGGTGAAGATTTAAGAGATTgaatcaaaaaaatatgtaaatgaaACATAGTTTATTcactaaataataaaatcatccttAACTATTAACTTTACATCCTATACTAAttacaacttaaaaataaaGCGAGACGATGTCTTCTTCCGTCGCCCAAAAGTCGAACTGACTCAAGGAGACCCGTGCACCTGCAGTTGCATCTATAGTACCAAAATTGGCCACCTCAGCCAGGTTTTCATTCTTCGCACTTGGCTCCACAATGCTGCAGTATACTGGAGACGGCGCAGAATCCAAAGATGAACATCCAACGCCTTCGGGGAAATGTGGTGAAAGATGTTCCTCCACACAAGCCAACGGGAAAGCATAGGACTCTTCTTGGCGTGTCTGTAGCTGGGATTGCTGGGAACCCGTGTCCGGTGCAGAAGCGCGCCGAACTAGTCGTGGCAGCACTCGCTGACATGTCGAAACCGGCACAGGCTCCTGAGATGGACTTGTCGAGACCCGCTTGCTGGGAGGACTCGGCCAGCCACAATCAGCAACTTTTCTCTTCGTTGGACATGTCCTCTTAGGCTCTGTTTCCGTCGGAAAACAGTACTCCAACATTTCTACTGTggaagaaaaaaaacatgagaACAATGCTAAGTGAAAACACTAAGTTTAGTAAACTATTTCATTAGCGGGGCAACTTACTTTCAGATTCCAGGTCCTCGTTGGCTTTCCGCAGTCTCTCAGCGTCCCAGTATTTGTCGCGCTTCATTGACCTTTGTAGAAGCGTCGAGACCTCCGCTAGCAGGTCCGGAACAGACAACTGAAACAAACACAAGAATTATTAGAaaatcaaaaatacaaaaaaaaataagacaacaAAAAACAAATAGACACTTACAGTACTCTGCACACCGGCCTCTTTCGCCAAATTTTCTAGAGCTTCGTTCATAGCAGCTCTTCTCTCCTTCTCATACGACGCATTGAGAGCTCGTTTTTCATACTGTAACAAATATAGAAAATCacattaagtataatatatacacatattaataaagattaaaaataaaatagtgaaAACTTACTAAAGTAAGAGAAACTCGACCTCTTCCTGCGGGTCTTCCCCGCTTACGGGGCACTGTGTTACGCGTTTGAATTATATCAGAAGAcatttttcaaa
Encoded proteins:
- the LOC125232762 gene encoding uncharacterized protein LOC125232762, whose protein sequence is MSSDIIQTRNTVPRKRGRPAGRGRVSLTLYEKRALNASYEKERRAAMNEALENLAKEAGVQSTLSVPDLLAEVSTLLQRSMKRDKYWDAERLRKANEDLESESKLPR